A single Nostoc sp. PCC 7107 DNA region contains:
- a CDS encoding P-loop NTPase fold protein, producing MINTEYLSRFYKACNPSYALNMSDRLDRQYYIDFANVRGCKIVEELQRTISRISPDEPTCQLFTGHIGCGKSTELQRLKAELEAVGFHVVYFESSQDLDMADIDVSDILLSVARQVSASLEAIKIQVQPHYFINLFKEIGDFLQSPIELSGQAELSLGIAKITAKTKDSAQVRNQLRQYLEPRTNSILQAINEEVLEKAIEQLKLRGQKGLVVIVDNLDRVDMRPLASGRTQPEYLFIDRGEQLRRLKCHVVYTIPLALIFSNEYETLKNRLGGGIAPKVLPMVRVRQRDSSDYEPGMLLLRQLVLARAFPEVSYNERLSLITELFEHHETLDRLCRVSGGHIRNLLGLLYSCLQRQDPPFSGDCLEAVIKDYRDDLLLAIDEYQWELLFEVVQQQSVKGESEYQSLLRSMYLFEYRDPVGRWFGISPALAETEKVIAWQQKI from the coding sequence ATGATTAATACAGAGTATTTGTCACGCTTTTATAAAGCGTGTAACCCCAGCTACGCCCTCAACATGAGCGATCGGCTTGATCGGCAGTATTATATAGATTTCGCCAATGTACGTGGCTGCAAGATTGTCGAAGAATTACAACGTACAATCAGCCGTATTTCTCCCGATGAACCTACCTGTCAGTTATTTACAGGTCATATTGGCTGTGGTAAGTCTACAGAATTACAACGCCTCAAAGCAGAACTAGAAGCTGTAGGATTTCATGTAGTTTACTTTGAATCTAGTCAAGACTTAGATATGGCGGATATCGATGTCAGCGATATTTTGCTGAGTGTAGCTCGTCAAGTCAGCGCTAGTTTAGAAGCAATTAAGATCCAAGTTCAACCACATTACTTTATCAATCTCTTCAAAGAAATTGGAGATTTTTTGCAAAGCCCCATAGAACTTTCTGGACAAGCAGAGTTGTCCTTGGGAATTGCGAAAATTACAGCCAAAACCAAAGATAGCGCCCAGGTAAGAAATCAACTCAGGCAATATTTAGAACCACGTACTAATAGTATTTTGCAAGCAATTAACGAAGAGGTTCTAGAAAAAGCTATTGAACAACTTAAACTCAGAGGTCAAAAAGGTTTGGTTGTTATCGTTGATAATTTAGATCGAGTAGATATGCGTCCTTTAGCATCTGGGCGGACACAACCAGAATATCTATTCATCGACAGAGGTGAACAATTACGCCGCCTCAAATGCCACGTAGTCTACACTATTCCTCTAGCGTTAATTTTTTCTAATGAGTATGAAACACTCAAAAATCGCTTGGGTGGAGGTATTGCGCCTAAAGTATTACCAATGGTAAGAGTTAGACAAAGAGATAGTAGTGACTACGAACCAGGGATGTTACTACTGCGCCAGTTAGTTTTAGCCAGAGCATTTCCAGAAGTTTCCTATAACGAAAGGCTGTCGTTAATCACAGAATTATTTGAGCATCATGAAACCCTCGACCGTTTATGTCGTGTGAGTGGCGGCCACATCCGTAACTTATTAGGATTGCTCTATAGCTGTCTGCAACGACAAGACCCTCCTTTTTCTGGGGACTGTTTAGAAGCAGTAATTAAAGACTACCGAGATGACTTGCTATTAGCTATTGATGAATACCAGTGGGAACTATTATTTGAGGTTGTACAACAGCAGAGCGTAAAAGGAGAATCTGAGTATCAAAGCTTGCTGCGAAGTATGTATTTATTTGAATACCGTGATCCTGTTGGTCGTTGGTTTGGGATTAGTCCAGCATTAGCAGAGACAGAAAAAGTTATTGCTTGGCAGCAAAAAATATAA